From the Argentina anserina chromosome 3, drPotAnse1.1, whole genome shotgun sequence genome, the window CTGGGTCTGATGTGGTATGCCATTTGGCAAACAATTTGGGATTTAATTGGAACTAGAGGTTGATTTTTGATGATATCAAGATGCATTGTGCTGATTTGTTTTCGGTGATCTGAAAATGGAGGTTGCTTTTTTGCTGTACTCATTGCTTTTTCATCTGTTTTCAGGGCTTTTGGTTTGGGATTTACAGAGCTGCAATTGGTCAAGTGTATATTTGTTTAAAGAAGTTTGTACAGTTCTGGTTCTTTGCGGTTGATGTCATCAACGTGGCATGATTCTGGAGAAATGGTGTCGCAGAAGAGGTTGGATTACGGTTTCAATGGTTTCCAGGTGCCAGTCACTCCTCGAGCTCCGAGATCAGCAAGGGTATGTATAAATTCTTTCTAACTTATATGCATTTTTTATTACGTATGGATCTGTATGCTTAGTTTTCATTGCGATTTTCAGAAGAGGAGTGCGATTAGCAAGAGAGTTGAAGATGATTCAATGGGCGCATTTGACTTATTGGCCACCGTAGCTGGCAAGTTATTGCTCGAGGAAGAGAGTTCTCCTGCTTCCAGTCATACATCGACTGGAAAGGAAAAATGTACATTCATTAACGAAAATTATCTGGATGGAGACAAGCCATTGAAAGTGGAACCTTCTGCTCAAGGTAGCTGTGACAGGAAATTCTTTGTATGTGATAGTATCTCACGGGGTCATAACCAAAGTTGCAGTTCAAAGCAGTCTCCAGTTCACCAGAATGATAGCCATTCCGTAATGACTACTTCTAATTGCTCGGAGAGGTTTGTTTCTGATACGTTGGTGGGTGGAAaatgtaagaatgaaataggAAGTTTTACTAGTAACATACATGCAGGCTCCTCAGTGTACAGGGAGTCTGTTGACTGTACATTAGATGGTGAAGCTAAAGTAATAGTAAAAGATGAGACTAATAAGCGGGGGAAGGCGTTAATTGGTACTGGGGCTGACAATGTGGATGACCCTATGGTCTGGGAAGGGGAACCTCCTGCACTTGTCAGTTCAGATAGTAGTACCAAGGTGCCTATTTGTGTAGACCATATCCCTCTAAAACCTATCCCTGCTAGCAGGGATGATATAAAAGTAGTTAGTAGAGATGATGACGAAAATTCCTCTGGGTGTACTCACCCTAGTACCACCACAAGGTATCATAGGACAGCGCCCCGCATTGGCGATCGAAGAATAAGGAAGATATTGGCTTCGAGGTACTGGAAAAATGCTCCGAAGATGAAGGATGAGGCACATTCCAATTCTTGTAAGTGGTTGGCTTATAGATACAATGTGAAGATTTTGCAAGACTTTTTGTCacttttcatttaaaaaatttagTGATCTTTCTAACAGTATTTTCCCTCTGTTCAGATCGTGAGATGCGGCCAATTTACCATGGCAGAAAGAATGGTTACAAACGCCAGAGATTTCAGATGACTGTGCCTATTAAGAAGAGGAGGCTATTTGACCGTAGCACAGTTGTGAAATCCAATGGAGGTATTAGTAGTGAGAGCTTCTTTGACACAGGTGAGAAGGGAATCACTGG encodes:
- the LOC126789321 gene encoding telomere repeat-binding protein 5-like isoform X2, with the translated sequence MSSTWHDSGEMVSQKRLDYGFNGFQVPVTPRAPRSARKRSAISKRVEDDSMGAFDLLATVAGKLLLEEESSPASSHTSTGKEKCTFINENYLDGDKPLKVEPSAQGSCDRKFFVCDSISRGHNQSCSSKQSPVHQNDSHSVMTTSNCSERFVSDTLVGGKCKNEIGSFTSNIHAGSSVYRESVDCTLDGEAKVIVKDETNKRGKALIGTGADNVDDPMVWEGEPPALVSSDSSTKVPICVDHIPLKPIPASRDDIKVVSRDDDENSSGCTHPSTTTRYHRTAPRIGDRRIRKILASRYWKNAPKMKDEAHSNSYREMRPIYHGRKNGYKRQRFQMTVPIKKRRLFDRSTVVKSNGGISSESFFDTANVISSSVAGQHSAYQSRNSHVKLRIKSFRVPELFIEIPETATVGSLKKTVMDAVTAVLGGGLCVGVLLQGKKVRDDTKTLQQTGISQDDQQDSLGFTLEPNPSHTPTPLCSGDSPCMVPCDVLQPLTRYAPDPCSSEASLEPHMAALGTFIESDHDSAPSPTDMSADKSTIDSKALVVVPEMSAEALAVVPGSRKSKRFDIGQRRIRRPFSVAEVEALVQAVEKLGTGRWRDVKMRAFENAKHRTYVDLKDKWKTLVHTARISPQQRRGEPVPQELLDRVLTAHAYWSQQQAKQQLKHPESCVLV
- the LOC126789321 gene encoding telomere repeat-binding protein 5-like isoform X1; this encodes MSSTWHDSGEMVSQKRLDYGFNGFQVPVTPRAPRSARKRSAISKRVEDDSMGAFDLLATVAGKLLLEEESSPASSHTSTGKEKCTFINENYLDGDKPLKVEPSAQGSCDRKFFVCDSISRGHNQSCSSKQSPVHQNDSHSVMTTSNCSERFVSDTLVGGKCKNEIGSFTSNIHAGSSVYRESVDCTLDGEAKVIVKDETNKRGKALIGTGADNVDDPMVWEGEPPALVSSDSSTKVPICVDHIPLKPIPASRDDIKVVSRDDDENSSGCTHPSTTTRYHRTAPRIGDRRIRKILASRYWKNAPKMKDEAHSNSYREMRPIYHGRKNGYKRQRFQMTVPIKKRRLFDRSTVVKSNGGISSESFFDTGEKGITGNVPAACSKMQGANVISSSVAGQHSAYQSRNSHVKLRIKSFRVPELFIEIPETATVGSLKKTVMDAVTAVLGGGLCVGVLLQGKKVRDDTKTLQQTGISQDDQQDSLGFTLEPNPSHTPTPLCSGDSPCMVPCDVLQPLTRYAPDPCSSEASLEPHMAALGTFIESDHDSAPSPTDMSADKSTIDSKALVVVPEMSAEALAVVPGSRKSKRFDIGQRRIRRPFSVAEVEALVQAVEKLGTGRWRDVKMRAFENAKHRTYVDLKDKWKTLVHTARISPQQRRGEPVPQELLDRVLTAHAYWSQQQAKQQLKHPESCVLV